One segment of Geminicoccaceae bacterium DNA contains the following:
- a CDS encoding Usg family protein: MQLQLKGYRLTTAEIVYHLPDHPGVLQSFVWQHYDIAPRYPELHRFLDFWCENIEGRLHTVTVARKQLVGPATTIHASGMWNLH; encoded by the coding sequence CGGCTGACGACGGCCGAGATCGTATATCATCTGCCCGATCATCCCGGCGTGTTGCAGAGCTTCGTCTGGCAGCATTACGATATTGCACCGCGTTATCCCGAACTGCATCGTTTTCTCGATTTCTGGTGCGAGAACATCGAGGGTCGCCTGCACACCGTGACCGTCGCGCGCAAGCAGCTCGTCGGACCGGCGACAACCATTCACGCATCGGGAATGTGGAACCTGCACTGA